One segment of Pyricularia oryzae 70-15 chromosome 3, whole genome shotgun sequence DNA contains the following:
- a CDS encoding phospholipid-transporting ATPase 1 has product MAGQQPPGRPGAPRSNNDLLLDLENDQPVYGGGQRSNVNDDDLLRFHNQDQAAGRPSVSYDDFVGGGGGRDQYTSPPSSSRQTPQDRPETATSQRGPYMQPTARQYSQTSELGNYQRYADDFDDYPEDGQSYYQHGGAPRADDPGNQSRDNARKRNSVLSMGGGLMGRAKNMFGMGGSGYSEMDLPLTEPGGQQRGGAPGGAATGDASHQQPSQKKSGGKFDMGNFKFGFGRGKPDPSTLGPRIIHLNNPPANAANKYVDNHVSTAKYNFATFLPKFLYEQFSKFANIFFLFTAALQQIPRLSPTNQYTTIGPLIVVLMVSAGKEMVEDYRRKMADKALNMSKARVLRGSSFEETKWINIAVGDIVRVESEEPFPADLVLLASSEPEGLCYIETANLDGETNLKIKQAIPETSHLVSSSELSRLGGRIRSEQPNSSLYTYEATLTMQAGGGEKELPLNPEQLLLRGATLRNTPWLYGVVVFTGHETKLMRNATAAPIKRTKVERQLNIAVLGLVAILLVLSVVCTVGDLVTRSVFGGSISYIMLDNATDALEIFKVFLRDMVTYWVLFSALVPISLFVTLEVVKYWHGILINDDLDMYHDKTDTPANCRTSSLVEELGMVEYVFSDKTGTLTCNMMEFKQSSIAGIMYGEDIPEDRRATVQDGVEIGIHDFKQLAQNLKTHKTAPAIEHFLALLATCHTVIPERDEKSDKIKYQAASPDEGALVEGAAQLGYKFVARKPRAVIIEVEGQEFEYELLAVCEFNSTRKRMSTIYRCPDGKIRVYCKGADTVILERLNESNPHVEVTLQHLEEYASEGLRTLCLAMREVPDHEFTEWMAVYEKAQTTVSGNRAEELDKAAELIEHSFYLLGATAIEDRLQDGVPETIHTLQNAGVKVWVLTGDRQETAINIGMSCKLLSEDMMLLIVNEETAAATRDNIQKKLEAIRTQGDGTIEMETLALVIDGKSLTYALEPELDKMFLDLAIMCKAVICCRVSPLQKALVVKLVKKYQKESILLAIGDGANDVAMIQAAHIGIGISGMEGLQAARSADVSIAQFRFLRKLLLVHGAWSYQRVSKAILFSFYKNITLYMTQFWYTFQNVFSGQIIYESWTLSFYNVLFTVLPPLALGILDQYVSAGLLDKYPQLYGIGQQNKFFKFKNFAQWIANAMYHSLLLYLGAVVFWYHDLIQADGLIAGKWVWGTALYGAVLLTVLGKAALITNNWTKYHVLSIPGSFVIWVVFIVFYASVFPRFNISIEYDGLVPRLFPSAVFWVQLVVLPVLCLLRDVAWKYAKRMYRPEAYHHIQEIQKYNIQDYRPRMDQFQKAIRKVRQVQRMRKQRGYAFSQADESQTRVLQAYDTTQNRGRYGEMASSKGR; this is encoded by the exons ATGGCTGGTCAACAACCTCCCGGGCGCCCTGGGGCCCCGAGGAGCAATAACGACCTACTACTCGATCTCGAAAACGATCAACCAGTTTACGGCGGAGGCCAGCGCTCCAACGTGAACGATGACGACCTGCTACGATTTCACAACCAAGACCAAGCGGCTGGGCGACCGTCCGTGTCTTACGACGACTttgttggcggcggcggcggccgtgaCCAATACACATCTCCTCCATCATCCTCAAGACAGACGCCCCAAGACAGGCCAGAAACCGCCACCTCGCAGCGGGGCCCGTACATGCAACCTACCGCTCGACAGTACAGCCAAACCTCAGAGCTTGGAAACTATCAACGATACGCCGACGACTTCGACGACTACCCCGAGGACGGCCAGTCCTACTACCAGCACGGCGGAGCGCCGCGCGCCGACGACCCAGGCAACCAGAGCCGAGACAATGCGCGCAAACGAAATAGCGTGCTCAGCATGGGAGGCGGTCTCATGGGTCGCGCCAAGAACATGTTTGGAATGGGGGGATCCGGCTACTCAGAGATGGACCTCCCTTTGACAGAACCTGGTGGGCAGCAAAGAGGCGGCGCGCCAGGCGGAGCGGCGACCGGCGACGCTTCACATCAACAGCCGTCTCAAAAAAAGTCGGGCGGCAAGTTCGACATGGGAAACTTCAAGTTCGGCTTCGGTCGCGGCAAGCCTGATCCCTCGACGTTGGGACCGCGTATTATACACCTCAACAACCCTCCCGCCAATGCCGCCAACAAGTACGTTGATAATCACGTCTCGACCGCCAAGTATAACTTTGCGACCTTCCTCCCCAAGTTCCTCTACGAGCAGTTCTCCAAATTCGCCAATATTTTCTTCCTCTTCACTGCCGCGTTGCAGCAAATACCGAGATTGTCGCCCACGAATCAGTACACTACCATTGGTCCCTTGATCGTTGTGTTGATGGTTTCGGCCGGCAAGGAGATGGTGGAAGACTACCGGAGGAAAATGGCCGATAAGGCTCTGAACATGTCAAAAGCCAGAGTTCTCAGGGGTTCCTCGTTCGAGGAGACGAAATGGATCAATATTGCCGTCGGAGATATCGTCAGGGTCGAGTCGGAAGAGCCCTTCCCCGCCGATTTGGTGCTTTTGGCAAGTTCCGAGCCCGAGGGCCTCTGCTACATCGAAACTGCGAACCTGGACGGCGAGACAAATCTCAAGATCAAGCAGGCTATTCCCGAGACCTCGCATCTTGTAAGCTCCAGCGAGCTGAGCAGGCTTGGTGGCAGGATCAGGTCGGAGCAACCCAACAGCAGTCTATACACGTATGAGGCAACATTGACTATGCAAGCCGGAGGTGGAGAGAAGGAATTGCCATTGAATCCGGAACAACTGCTTCTTCGTGGCGCAACGCTGCGAAACACGCCCTGGCTGTACGGAGTGGTCGTATTTACCGGTCACGAGACCAAGCTGATGCGCAACGCGACCGCCGCACCAATCAAGCGGACCAAGGTTGAGAGACAGCTAAACATAGCagtcctcggcctcgtcgcgATCCTACTGGTCCTCTCAGTCGTGTGTACGGTCGGAGATCTCGTCACCCGTAGTGTGTTTGGCGGTTCGATATCGTACATCATGCTTGACAATGCTACCGATGCGCTCGAGATATTCAAGGTTTTCCTCCGCGACATGGTCACATACTGGGTCTTGTTCTCGGCTCTCGTGCCCATTTCGCTTTTCGTTACCCTGGAAGTCGTCAAGTACTGGCACGGCATTCTGATCAACGACGACCTCGACATGTACCACGACAAGACCGACACGCCGGCAAACTGCCGAACTTCAAGCTTGGTGGAAGAACTGGGTATGGTTGAATATGTGTTCTCGGACAAAACGGGCACCTTGACCTGCAATATGATGGAGTTCAAGCAGTCTTCAATAGCGGGAATCATGTATGGAGAAGATATCCCCGAGGATCGACGCGCAACTGTACAAGATGGTGTCGAGATTGGAATCCATGACTTTAAGCAGTTGGCGCAGAACCTCAAGACACACAAGACGGCGCCGGCGATCGAGCACTTCCTGGCACTCCTTGCAACGTGCCACACAGTCATTCCGGAGCGCGACGAAAAGTCCGACAAGATCAAATACCAGGCCGCATCACCCGACGAAGGTGCGCTGGTCGAAGGAGCTGCGCAGCTCGGATACAAATTCGTGGCCAGGAAGCCGAGGGCGGTCATCATCGAGGTGGAGGGTCAGGAGTTTGAGTATGAACTTCTCGCTGTTTGCGAGTTCAACTCGACAAGGAAGCGCATGTCCACCATATACCGATGCCCCGATGGCAAGATCCGAGTGTACTGTAAGGGTGCCGATACGGTCATCCTGGAGCGACTTAACGAGAGCAACCCGCACGTTGAGGTTACCCTGCAGCACTTGGAGGAGTACGCCTCGGAGGGTCTGAGGACACTGTGCTTGGCTATGCGTGAGGTTCCAGACCATGAGTTCACGGAATGGATGGCTGTGTACGAAAAGGCGCAAACCACTGTCTCAGGTAACCGAGCAGAGGAGCTGGACAAGGCGGCCGAGCTCATCGAGCATAGCTTTTACCTTCTTGGAGCCACCGCTATCGAGGATCGCCTTCAGGACGGCGTGCCAGAAACGATTCACACGCTGCAGAACGCCGGTGTCAAGGTCTGGGTGCTCACAGGAGACAGACAGGAGACGGCCATCAACATCGGCATGAGCTGCAAGCTTTTGAGTGAAGACATGATGCTCCTCATCGTTAATGAGGAGACGGCTGCAGCGACTCGTGACAACATCCAAAAGAAGCTGGAAGCCATCAGGACGCAGGGCGACGGAACGATAGAGATGGAGACGCTCGCGCTCGTCATTGACGGCAAGTCCCTTACATATGCGCTCGAACCCGAGCTGGACAAGATGTTTTTGGATCTTGCCATCATGTGCAAGGCCGTCATCTGCTGCCGTGTGTCACCGCTGCAAAAGGCTCTCGTGGTCAAGCTAGTCAAGAAGTATCAAAAGGAGTCGATCCTGCTCGCTATCGGCGACGGGGCCAACGACGTAGCCATGATTCAGGCCGCGCACATCGGTATCGGCATCAGCGGTATGGAGGGTCTTCAGGCCGCTCGGAGCGCCGATGTGTCGATTGCTCAATTCCGATTCCTCCgcaagctgctgctggttcaTGGCGCATGGAGTTATCAGCGTGTCAGTAAGGCGATCTTGTTCTCGTTTTACAAGAACATCACTCTGTACATGACGCAGTTTTGG TACACGTTCCAAAATGTGTTTTCAGGACAAATCATCTACGAGTCCTGGACGCTTTCGTTCTACAACGTCTTGTTCACGGTCCTGCCCCCGCTGGCACTGGGTATCCTGGACCAGTATGTCTCGGCCGGCCTCCTTGATAAGTACCCGCAGCTCTACGGCATCGGGCAGCAGAACAAGTTcttcaagttcaagaacttTGCCCAATGGATTGCAAACGCAATGTACCACTCGCTGCTGCTTTACCTCGGTGCAGTCGTCTTTTGGTATCACGATCTTATCCAAGCCGACGGCCTGATTGCAGGCAAATGGGTTTGGGGAACTGCTCTCTATGGCGCAGTCCTCCTGACCGTTCTGGGCAAGGCGGCGCTCATCACCAACAACTGGACAAAGTATCATGTCCTCTCTATTCCTGGGTCGTTTGTCATTTGGGTCGTCTTCATAGTATTCTACGCCTCGGTCTTCCCCCGATTCAACATCTCAATCGAATATGACGGGCTGGTGCCGCGCCTGTTCCCTAGCGCCGTGTTCTGGGTCCAGCTGGTCGTGCTGCCGGTTCTTTGCCTGCTGAGGGACGTGGCCTGGAAGTACGCCAAGAGGATGTACAGGCCTGAGGCGTACCACCACATCCAGGAGATTCAGAAATACAACATCCAAGATTATAGACCTCG TATGGATCAGTTCCAAAAGGCAATTCGCAAGGTCCGTCAAGTCCAGCGTATGCGCAAGCAACGCGGATACGCCTTTTCACAGGCGGACGAGTCGCAGACTCGCGTCTTGCAGGCGTACGACACAACACAAAACCGTGGGCGATATGGTGAGATGGCCTCCTCCAAGGGGAGGTGA
- a CDS encoding cript family protein — MVCGKCQKLSKGTSLATPSVKKKSEMYYGSPASSSASKSSATLGQTGVSKNKLLSKGAKNPYAQYSSSCDKCKTKVSQGHKYCHSCAYKADACAMCGKSNSKSKTGSVPVVTGQKFSSK; from the exons ATGGTTTGCGGGAAGTGCCAGAAGCTCTCCAAGGGCACCTCTTTGGCCACCCCATCAGTCAAGAAGAAGTCAGAGATGTACTATGGTTCCCCGGCCTCTTCCTCGGCCTCAAAATCATCAGCCACGCTGGGGCAGACTGGTGTGTCGAAG AACAAACTACTATCAAAAGGAGCCAAGAATCCTTATGCCCAGTACTCGAG TTCTTGTGACAAGTGCAAAACCAAAGTCTCACAGGGTCACAAATACTGTCATTCCTGCGCATATAAAGCAGATG CTTGCGCAATGTGCGGAAAGTCAAACTCAAAATCGAAGACCGGTTCCGTTCCGGTCGTCACAGGGCAGAAGTTCTCGTCCAAATGA
- a CDS encoding heavy metal tolerance protein, translating to MDDLTLIQSNRNPLTEAVYSWSQLLSPVILLITFILATALHGVFTSQKEENALQTEAKGPGGRPLPVTKMRRNPAITDMTEGSFGRASRRTFRGATTLIVLSFAANAANLAAQVMANADRLLPKTSYIADKPPQQWWCREESFVYVVGTGSLYGYVLLTMFDWKDSPNFVHFLVWSVSLVTDSVVLGALFARVSESYTVTSNETLTGPAGNDIADLAIGAFRVANLIGVLALYLSLAGRRTFTVAEKREQEAETQPQSQSQVQNRRRSGSRRNRENGNDETTPLLGQRQTSQNGYVAMNGNGRDRENRRSSQNGTANAAQVSVNGQSVGPNREAEAAFYRPNKLPHKTWWEYARGYSLFFPYLWPRDSRNLQLVVLLCFIILIFQRVVNVIVPVQTGRLVDRLQESLDAVDGRTMPWRDLALLIGTKILQGQSGLLGSIRAILWIPVSQYCYRALTSAAFEHVHSLSLDFHLSKRTGEVLSALNKGASINQFLEQVTFQVFPTLVDLFIAIGCFGWFFNSVYAVCVSVMTFAYLFLTVRMAATRADQRREMVNADREEEAVKNDSIVSYETVKYFNAEDFEFNRYRRAIRNYQSAEANVTWGINNMNICQNLVFMVGMLLLLIIGAYDVVIGARKIGDFAMLITYLGQLQGPLNFFGTFYRTVQQAMISGERLLELFKISPTVVDRPGVRTLPPSVGHIRWNNVKFWYDGKRPALKDISFECKPGTTTAFVGESGGGKSTIFRLMFRYYNCHEGSIEVDGNDVKDLTIDSVRRAIGVVPQDTILFNESIMYNLRYANQDATDEQVYEACKSASIHDRIMSFPEGYNTKVGERGLRLSGGEKQRVAIARLILKQPRIIMLDEATSALDSETEQQIQSQLINGNHLGQDRTLLIIAHRLSTITHADQIIVLRAGMIAEKGTHSELLKLNGKYASMWEKQSKAERAALEARDAARRAEKLARQAKFAKASGKQQDHTDDSDGCYGNTSAGSSTVLQATNALSEDSSTSDDDTHKKPPNDNKTTNPSPPPDL from the exons ATGGACGACCTCACGTTAATTCAGTCCAACCGCAATCCGCTGACCGAAGCCGTATACTCCTGGTCCCAGCTTCTGTCGCCAGTGATCCTCCTCATTACCTTTATATTGGCTACAGCCCTCCACGGGGTTTTTACCAGCCAGAAAGAGGAGAATGCCCTGCAAACGGAGGCCAAGGGCCCTGGTGGCCGCCCCCTACCCGTGACGAAGATGCGCCGGAATCCTGCTATTACAGACATGACAGAAGGCTCCTTCGGCCGCGCCTCCCGACGGACTTTTCGGGGTGCAACTACTTTGATAGTCCTCTCGTTTGCCGCAAATGCAGCAAACTTGGCAGCCCAGGTCATGGCCAACGCTGACCGTTTGTTACCAAAAACATCCTACATTGCGGATAAACCGCCGCAACAATGGTGGTGCCGGGAGGAATCTTTT GTATATGTCGTCGGAACCGGTTCACTTTACGGCTATGTACTGCTGACCATGTTCGATTGGAAAGATAGCCCTAACTTTGTTCACTTCTTGGTTTGGTCCGTCAGCCTGGTAACTGATAGCGTTGTGCTCGGCGCGCTATTTGCACGAGTTTCGGAATCCTACACGGTTACGTCGAACGAGACCTTGACTGGGCCAGCTGGAAACGATATCGCCGACCTCGCCATTGGCGCTTTTCGCGTCGCTAATTTGATTGGCGTCCTGGCTCTATATCTGAGTTTGGCTGGACGTCGAACTTTCACCGTGGCAGAAAAGCGGGAGCAGGAGGCAGAGACACAACCTCAAAGCCAGTCGCAGGTGCAGAACCGTCGAAGGAGCGGATCGCGGAGGAATCGAGAGAACGGTAATGACGAGACAACTCCGCTTCTCGGCCAGCGTCAAACATCACAAAACGGATACGTTGCCATGAACGGCAATGGCCGCGACCGTGAAAACAGGCGCAGCAGTCAGAACGGCACGGCTAACGCCGCTCAGGTTTCTGTCAATGGACAGTCTGTTGGACCGAATCGCGAGGCTGAGGCAGCCTTCTATCGTCCCAACAAGCTACCACACAAGACGTGGTGGGAATATGCGAGAGGATACTCGCTCTTCTTTCCTTACCTGTGGCCACGAGACTCGAGAAACCTCCAATTGGTCGTATTGCTCTGCTTCATCATCCTCATCTTCCAGCGCGTGGTCAACGTCATTGTGCCTGTCCAGACAGGTCGCCTGGTGGACAGGTTGCAAGAATCGCTAGATGCCGTGGACGGCCGCACCATGCCCTGGCGGGATCTTGCCCTATTGATCGGGACCAAAATTTTACAGGGGCAGTCGGGACTGTTGGGATCTATCCGGGCCATTCTCTGGATCCCAGTGTCCCAATATTGCTACCGTGCGCTGACCTCAGCAGCCTTTGAACACGTCCACTCGCTCTCTCTGGATTTCCACCTCTCCAAGAGAACTGGCGAGGTCTTGTCAGCGCTAAACAAGGGCGCATCTATCAATCAATTTCTAGAACAGGTTACCTTTCAGGTATTTCCTACCCTCGTCGACCTGTTTATTGCCATTGGTTGCTTCGGCTGGTTCTTTAACAGTGTCTACGCTGTATGCGTCTCCGTCATGACGTTTGCGTATCTATTCCTTACTGTGCGCATGGCGGCTACTCGGGCGGATCAGCGACGAGAAATGGTCAACGCAGACAGGGAAGAGGAGGCAGTCAAGAACGATTCCATCGTCAGCTATGAAACAGTCAAATACTTCAACGCCGAGGACTTTGAGTTTAATCGGTATCGCCGCGCCATCCGCAACTACCAGTCGGCCGAGGCCAACGTCACATGGGGTATCAACAACATGAATATCTGCCAAAACCTGGTTTTCATGGTGGGGATGCTGCTTCTATTGATTATAGGGGCTTACGATGTCGTAATCGGTGCCAGGAAGATTGGAGACTTTGCCATGTTGATCACGTACTTGGGGCAACTTCAAGGACCGCTGAACTTCTTTGGCACGTTCTACCGGACCGTGCAGCAGGCCATGATATCCGGCGAGCGACTTCTTGAGTTGTTCAAGATCTCGCCTACGGTGGTTGACCGGCCGGGTGTTCGCACTCTTCCTCCCAGCGTAGGGCACATCCGCTGGAACAATGTCAAGTTCTGGTATGATGGAAAGCGGCCAGCTCTGAAGGATATTTCCTTTGAATGCAAGCCTGGCACGACCACTGCTTTTGTTGGTGAATCTGGTGGCGGCAAGTCCACAATATTCCGCCTGATGTTCCGGTATTACAACTGCCACGAGGGCAGCATAGAAGTCGACGGCAACGACGTGAAAGATCTCACCATCGACTCGGTTAGGCGAGCAATCGGTGTCGTGCCGCAAGATACAATTCTCTTCAACGAGTCTATCATGTACAACCTGAGATACGCCAATCAGGATGCCACCGACGAACAAGTATACGAGGCTTGCAAGTCTGCAAGCATACACGACCGTATAATGAGTTTCCCCGAAGGCTACAACACCAAGGTTGGCGAGCGCGGTCTTCGGCTGAGTGGTGGTGAGAAACAGCGTGTTGCGATCGCTAGGTTGATTCTCAAACAACCACGAATCATCATGCTAGACGAGGCCACTTCGGCCCTAGACAGCGAGACGGAGCAACAAATTCAGTCCCAATTGATCAACGGCAACCATCTGGGCCAAGACCGAACGTTGCTCATCATCGC GCATCGGCTGTCTACCATCACTCACGCCGACCAGATAATTGTTCTCCGGGCGGGCATGATTGCCGAGAAAGGTACCCACTCGGAACTGCTCAAGTTGAATGGCAAGTACGCTTCAATGTGGGAGAAACAGAGCAAGGCGGAGAGGGCCGCTTTGGAGGCCCGCGACGCTGCTCGACGAGCGGAAAAGCTAGCCCGCCAGGCCAAGTTCGCCAAGGCCAGTGGCAAGCAGCAAGATCACACAGACGACAGCGACGGCTGCTACGGCAACACCAGCGCCGGCTCATCGACCGTCCTTCAGGCAACGAATGCATTGTCTGAAGACTCGTCCACGTCGGATGATGATACACATAAAAAGCCTCCTAATGATAATAAGACAACCAATCCATCACCCCCACCAGATTTATAG
- a CDS encoding nucleoside transporter, which yields MDRIRSLFARHKPVRNEAEYEPLTEDGLDRRAGAETLLAPEDGGEVPFSWVEYLIFAMVGVAMLWAWNMFMAAAPYFQMRFRDDPWLLDNFQSAILSTSTFTNLAAMLVLTGMQKSASYPLRINTALIINTCTFALLTISTVYFLNVSPGFYLVFVLVTVALSAWATGMMQNGAFAFAASFGRPEYTQAIMAGQGVAGVLPPIAQVVSVLVFPAPIDDQQQQSSQSGAGNAAFIYFLTAVVVSAAALFSFIPLVRRHNALVEMRLADQMAASHASIEEAERAARRVVGPVTLFRKLHFVAGAVFICFALTMFFPVFTTKIVSVRTGKDVSPIFQPQAFIPLAFFFWNMGDLAGRMATILPFSLRHRPATLFGLGVARVLFLPLYLLCNVGGRGAAVNSDLFYLLLVQLPFGLTNGWLGSSAMMAAAEWVDEPEREAAGSFMSLSLVAGLTVGSLLSFTASGV from the exons ATGGACCGCATCAGGAGCCTCTTTGCTCGCCACAAGCCAGTTCGGAACGAGGCCGAATATGAACCGCTCACTGAGGACGGCCTGGACCGCAGGGCCGGTGCCGAAACCCTTCTGGCGCCCGAAGACGGCGGCGAGGTTCCGTTTTCTTGGGTAGAGTATTTAATCTTTGCCAtggtcggcgtcgccatGTTATGGGCTTG GAACATGTTCATGGCCGCCGCCCCGTATTTCCAAATGCGCTTCCGCGACGATCCCTGGTTGCTTGACAACTTCCAGTCTGCCATCCTCTCGACCTCAACATTCACCAACTTGGCGGCTATGCTCGTTCTTACCGGAATGCAAAAGTCTGCGTCATACCCGCTGCGGATTAACACCGCACTTATAATCAACACATGCACCTTTGCCCTCCTCACCATATCGACTGTGTATTTCCTGAATGTGTCGCCGGGGTTTTACTTGGTATTCGTCCTTGTGACTGTCGCTCTGTCCGCCTGGGCCACTGGCATGATGCAGAATGGCGCCTTCGCGTTTGCAGCGAGCTTCGGAAGGCCCGAATACACGCAGGCTATCATGGCAGGTCAGGGTGTCGCCGGTGTACTCCCTCCGATAGCACAGGTGGTTTCGGTGCTTGTATTCCCTGCCCCAATTGacgaccagcagcagcagagcaGCCAATCAGGGGCCGGAAACGCAGCCTTCATCTACTTCCTGACGGCAGTGGTTGTGTCTGCGGCTGCCCTGTTTTCTTTCATTCCGCTGGTCCGACGACACAATGCGCTCGTCGAGATGCGCCTAGCGGATCAGATGGCCGCATCGCATGCTTCCATCGAGGAGGCGGAGCGCGCTGCACGCAGGGTTGTTGGACCCGTAACGCTGTTCAGAAAGCTGCATTTTGTCGCGGGTGCCGTCTTCATCTGCTTCGCCCTGACCATGTTCTTCCCCGTCTTCACGACCAAGATCGTTTCCGTGCGGACGGGCAAAGACGTTAGCCCAATCTTCCAGCCGCAGGCCTTCATACCGCTTGCATTCTTCTTTTGGAACATGGGCGACCTCGCCGGCCGCATGGCCACCATTTTACCTTTCTCGCTGCGCCACCGACCTGCCACGCTCTTCGGGCTGGGTGTGGCGCGCGTCTTGTTCCTGCCGCTGTACCTGCTCTGCAATGTCGGCGGCCGCGGCGCAGCCGTAAACAGTGACCTCTTCTACCTGCTGCTCGTGCAGCTGCCGTTCGGACTGACCAACGGCTGGCTGGGTAGCAGTGCCATgatggcggcggccgagTGGGTCGACGAGCCCGAGCGCGAGGCTGCAGGCAGCTTCATGTCGCTCTCTCTGGTCGCTGGCTTGACGGTGGGAAGTTTACTTAGCTTTACTGCTTCGGGGGTATAA
- a CDS encoding sphingosine N-acyltransferase lac1 gives MATSEPFPLLSTSADQLHNAADRVSASAVRRRRQSSGLGSELRVGDTGAPGLATSIANMGQNKDATKRAPRRRKAYFRRFKQFATKHTCVLPLVLLFIFLVLYAINPTESNPISRFIFLSYELPPDAPGKPPQYGKGRWDIAFVTFYTVVLSFTREFIMQELLRPLSRYAGVKSRGKQARFMEQAYTAIYFAILGPAGMYVMSRTPVWYFNTHGMYENFPHKTHEACFKFYYLFQAAYWAQQAIVLVLGMEKPRKDFKELIAHHIVSLALIALSYRFHFTYIGLAVYVTHDISDFFLATAKLMNYIDHALTGPYFAFFMGVWIYLRHFINLRIIWSLLTEFQTVGPFELNWETQQYKCRLSQVITLGLLSSLQALNLFWLFFIVRIAYRFVFNDNLRDDRSDVETEAEDSTEPAATTATANGASVANGSAIKKRK, from the exons ATGGCGACTTCGGAGCCGTTTCCACTCCTGAGCACCTCCGCCGATCAGCTTCACAACGCTGCCGACCGTGTGTCCGCCTCTGCTGTCCGGAGGCGGAGACAATCTAGCGGCCTGGGTTCCGAGTTGCGCGTGGGCGATACGGGAGCCCCCGGCCTGGCTACAAGCATCGCCAACATGGGCCAGAACAAA GATGCTACCAAGCGTGCCCCTCGCAGGCGCAAGGCTTACTTCCGCAGGTTCAAGCAATTCGCCACCAAGCACACCTGCGTACTGCCTCTTGTCCTCctcttcatcttcctcgtGCTTTACGCCATCAACCCGACCGAGTCAAATCCCATCAGCCGCttcatctttctttcttaCGAACTACCCCCTGATGCACCGGGCAAGCCCCCACAGTATGGAAAAGGTCGCTGGGATATCGCTTTCGTCACCTTCTACACCGTTGTTCTTTCCTTCACGCGTGAGTTCATCATGCAGGAGCTTTTGCGGCCTCTTTCACGTTATGCCGGTGTCAAGAGCCGCGGGAAGCAAGCCCGCTTCATGGAGCAGGCCTACACCGCAATCTACTTTGCCATCCTCGGCCCCGCTGGCATGTATGTTATGAGCCGCACCCCGGTTTGGTACTTCAACACTCACGGCATGTACGAGAACTTCCCGCACAAGACCCATGAGGCCTGCTTCAAGTTCTATTACCTCTTCCAGGCCGCCTACTGGGCCCAGCAAGctatcgtcctcgtcctcggcatGGAGAAGCCTCGGAAGGACTTTAAGGAGCTTATTGCCCATCACATTGTGTCACTGGCCCTCATTGCTCTGAGCTACCGCTTTCACTTTACCTACATCGGCCTTGCCGTCTACGTCACCCACGACATTAGCGATTTCTTCCTCGCT ACGGCCAAGTTGATGAACTACATCGACCACGCCCTTACGGGACCCTACTTTGCCTTTTTCATGGGCGTCTGGATCTATCTCCGTCACTTCATCAACCTGCGAATCATCTGGAGTTTGCTCACCGAGTTCCAGACTGTCGGCCCCTTTGAGCTGAACTGGGAAACCCAACAGTACAAGTGCCGCCTGTCGCAGGTCATCACGCTGGGCCTGTTGTCCTCGCTCCAGGCTCTGAACCTCTTTTGGCTCTTCTTCATTGTCCGTATCGCCTACCGCTTCGTCTTCAACGACAACCTCAGAGATGACCGGTCCGATGTCGAGACTGAAGCTGAGGACTCGACTGAACCCGCTGCTACCACCGCCACTGCCAACGGAGCGTCGGTGGCGAACGGCTCGGCCATCAAGAAGAGGAAGTAG